One Halobacterium wangiae genomic window, CAGCCACCGAGCCCGACGAGAGTGTAGTTAGTGATACGCCAGGTAGAACCCCCAGTGTGCGAAGAATATCGCGTCGTGAGAACTTCACACCCCGACCACGAAATCCAATTATATATACATTATCCCACAGTCACTATCCGAGTCGTAGAAACCATCACGGCACGGGCTGGGTCCAGTCGATACGCTCACTTTCGAAGGGATTGGCAAATACCGATGGTGGGCCCCACTGCCCGGTTGAAGGTTATATCCGACAATCCAATATAGCCGGTTTTCAGATGTTCCCATCGAGGTTGCTGAATACACGCTCTATACTCAGCAGCTCGTTTCTCGCGGATCTTTGACGGTGCGTTTCCGAGAGTGGACCACTCTCGGAAGCCACCTCGAGAGACTGCTTCCAGACTGTTCGAGGACTGTCTGCTGAATACATCGCGCGTATCTAGCACCGGGATCACACAGAACCCTGCTGAGCAAATGGGTCAAGTAGTGTGTCGATTAATCCCGCGCGAAACGGCCTCCTTCCATCCAGAATAGGTTCTCATCACTCACCTGAATACTGCAGTCAATGCTCGCTGCTCTCCCTCTAAAGGAAACAGCGAGAGTTCAACGGGTCACCTGACCCGTGGGTGAATCGCGTACGCTCGCCTAATGTTCATTCTGTTGCACGAATGATTCGTGTGAGGTTCAGCAAGACCACGCTGACCGGAACGCGAGTGTGAACGTGGCGTGGCGAGCGTGGGCAAAACACGCTGGTGTAGATGTTGAATCGGTTAATTACCGGACTCGCAAAACCCAACCATTTGTTCGGAAGGTGAGCCTGTCTGGGTCGGGGCGCTCTGTAAACCGCCCATCCTCATCCCGCGAAGTCGCTTCGCGTGGAGTGCTATCGACGTAGGCTGAGGGAACTACAAAAGCCACGTGTCACCCTACCCGTGGTTGTTTACCCGGTCTATTACTTTGCCCGTCAGCACAAACATCGAACAGATATGGACGGGAGTAACGGAGACGAAGGCGAATCGGAACCGCCCAACGACCACGACGAGACGACGAGAACAACGACGAAAGTTCTCACGGCGCCAACAGCCGAAGATGCAAGTGGATTCGGCTTATCGATGGTACTCCTCACGGGAGTATTGCTCGCACTCGCATACTACGGAACCCAAGCGGTGGCCGACGAGGGGTTAGGGCAGGCGATTCCTCCACCGTTTTATCTACTCGCGCTTGCGCTCGTATTCGTGCTCGAACTGTCGCGGAGCCGGTCCACGAACGCGCAAGGGCTAGCTCGCGCAGTCGGAACGACTGCGGTTTACGGAACGCTGGTCATCCTCGCGCTCGAAGGTGGCGCGTATCTCTGGGAGAACCCTGAGGTCGCACTAGACGAATGGGCTGGAATAGCCGTACTGGCTGTTTCGCTAGTCGTGGTCGCGCTTGTATACGTCGTCTACTTGTCCGCTCTTCAGACGGAGTAATGGTGCACAGGAGGGGCGCGTATACGCCGTACCCCTTCCACTGGCGACCTTCCTAGATACTTCCCGCACTGGGAACTCTAAGTAGAGTCCCTCAGACCCGCGCTCGTCTCCCTAATTGATTCCGCCCGGATTTTATCGCGCCCAGAATGGCCTGGCGGCGCGCTCACAACACCACGAATGAGCCACGCCAGAACTAGAATAATGACCAACAATCGACCATCGCACTCGAAATACACCTACCAAGGACTCCTCGAAGCAGCACGAGAACTCGGAGACGAACTCGGTCGCTCTCCAACCACCCAGGAAGCGGCCAACGACGACCGGTTTCCGAGTATCGCGACAATCTACAAAATTGCAGACAATGGCTGGCTCGCCATCCTCGAAGATGCTGGCCTCAAACCAACCCAAGTCCGAGAATACGGCAGCGAGGAAGCCCCTCGGATCTGTGCTGACCTCCACCGTGTTCTCGAACGCGTGGACACGCCGTACCTTACGCATCGACAATACGACGACCACGGAACATACCCCACGAGCGTCGTCAAGGAATACTTCGGCTCCTGGCGGAACGCCTGCAACGAAGCAGGCATCTCACCCGGCGAAAAACACGGCACGCACTGTGAAGGCCCCAATGGAGAGATACTCGAAAGTCGGCACGAATTCGGAGTTGCAAGTCTTCTCACTAACGTCGGAGTGGATTACCGAGCACACCCCAAGGTCGAGGACACTCCCTGGACTGCAGACTTCTACCTCCCCGCATCTGATGTCTGGATCGAAGTCGATGGCTACCACGAGGACTCCCGGCCAAACAAAGCCGGATTCGCTGAGAAACTCGACTACCTCAAACAACACAACAACACGGTCCTAATCGTCAAGAACGCGAACGAACTCCGCATCGCTCTCAAAGAGTACGGTATCACTCGCTAGGATACCGACCACCTCTATTTGGACTATAGTAACCCGACACGCTAAAGGCCATCCCGCGGAAAACTCCATTTACAGGGCCCTTAGCTTAGTCTGGTTGAAAGCCCCCGGCTCATAACATGTCATCGCCCTGTCGTGTGGCGGGACTGTGGGTCACCGGGTGAGCGGTGGTTCAAATCCGCCAGGGCCCATCCACCCCCTCGGCGGTTCTTACTTATGCCGAAACACGGGAAGAGAAAACTCTAACTGCCGAGAACGCCACTCACGGGATTCTCGGAAACACGCCTCTGAGCGGTACTTCAACTATCGACTGGTCGGGGGTCGCCGCAGTCTTGCGAATACCCCAATCGAAACTACGGGGTGGGCCGCGTGACGCTCGACGTCCGCGAGGTTCCGAGTCAGGACTTCACCACCCTGACTGCGTGCCCGGCCTGCGCTCTACGCGCTATGGCGGGAGGCGGGAGTCACGTACGACATCCGGAAGGAGGACTCGCACGCCTCCCGGTTCCTAAGTCGTATTCATGACGTCGAGGGACAGGTTCTCGCCATCATCGACGAAGTGCACGTCCTAGAGGACTACGACACCCTGCAAGCTCTCTGAGTGGCGTCAAACGTAACGTTGGTCCTGGTGTGCCTGGACGAGGAACGGCTTTTTGCCGGGTCCGACCAACAGCTTCAGAGTCGATTCGGTCCCGCGCCGAAAGTCCATCTCAGTCGGTTCAACACGGACGAGATGATGTCGATTCTCCACGGCCGCGTCGACGTAGGGCTCCGTCCAGACCTCGTCGAAGACGACGTTTTAGCGCATATCGCGGACCTCGCTGCCGGCGACGCCCGGGCAGGCATCGCGTTGCTCCGGAATGCAGCCGAACGGGCCAGCGCGAGAGCCTCGGGACTATCACGACTCGGATTGTCGACGAGGTAGAGACCGAGGCCTACGACGACATGCACGCGAACCGCATCCAGGAACTTTCAGACTCGGGTGAATCGCACGCCAGAGTTAGTCTAAATATTCTTCTTGTCTGGATTTCTTGAGGAGTGCTTGAGTAGCCCTCACTTCGTACTCCCTCAGCATCGAATCGACTTTGTTTCCTGTGAACACCCCGCCCTTTCTTAGTGAGTAAACTTCCGCATCATCGTCGTATCCGTCAGGATCTGAAACTTGACGGATTACGCCGATGTAGTCCCACCAACCGATTAGCTCACCGGCACGCTCTGATGCATTGTTTCGGTTGATGCTACCTTGACGCCCTTTGAGGAACTGGAGTAACTCCTCGTTACTGAAATGGAACGTCTTCTTGTCACCATCCTCGTCACGCTGATTGTGCAGATAGGGCGGTAAATACTGGTAGATTCGCTGGTGGTGGGAATCGTAGAACAGATCGATTCCGAGATGTTTGGTGTCGGCTAGCTCAACGCCCTCAGAGAGGAGTGTGGTTAAATCCCCATCTGGACTGTGACCAGTCCAATCGACCCCCTGAAAATCACTCACGAGCGAAACCGTTTCACGGTCGCCACTCACCAGCTCCCAAATAGAAACCGGCCAGTGGTTGCTACTTTCATCAAATTCTTCGACTAGATTCTCCGGAGTGACCTTCGAAATTGCCACCGCACCTTCGATTTCGTCCTGATTGATTACTATTGAGAACTCTCGTTCGATGCTTCTCAACTCGGATTCGACGTAATCACAGAGGTTCTGGATTCGCTCGTAGGTCCTACTGGCGTTCTCGTGCTGGACGACCGCCAGTACGACTTTAGTACCGTCAGACTGGCTGTGGGCTATGAATAGGTCTGCGGGGCCGTCTTCATGCTGATCGAACGAGAGAGAGCCCGCCAGGTCCCACTGAGACTCCAAGCTCAGAGCTCCTCTGACTTGGAATGCTGATGTTAGAGTTGCTCGGAGAACGAAACGACGATTGTGTAATTCAACCTCGTTACGATAATCGGTTATCGCAGATTCAAACTCCTCGTCGTCTTCGCCCAGTTCTTTGATGCCGTCGAGTACTTGTTCTTGTTCCGCATCGGTTGCCTCCTCTTCAAACTCGTCTCGCCGATTCTTCCAATCCCTCGCCTTACCACGTAGTGTCATTGTTCACCCTCCACGTCAGAAACAGATGCTACCATCGCTGCACTGTTGGCGTTTTCATGTACTGCGGTGAGTACGCCGAAGAAGGTCTCTAGTTCCTCTTGTTCTGCCCGTGGAAAAATGCGTAACGCGTCAGCATCACCCCTTATATCGAAATAGAGCTGTTCTTGTTGGTGATACGCAGTTGCTGAGTAGTAAAGTGGGTCAGCTTCAAGGTACGTGTCAACCGGAATGTAGCCTTGCCGTGTGAACGCATCGAAGGCTGCCCTAATCTCTTCGATAGTGAACTCACTGTCGCCCTCGTTCTCTTCACCTCCCGGTATAATCAGCGCCGGTGTCGATTGCGAAACCCTCGTGTCACTGTGTCCAACGGTGACTAAGGTGGCCTCAGTTTCATCGTATGCCCGTTTAACGTCTAGCGTTTCTTCGATAATCGGCTGGACTACATCTAGCATCTTGGTTAGTTTTCCCTTCTTGAGCTTCAGAACCCCATTCCGGTCGATTTTAAATGCTAAAACGTTCCCATCACCAGAACGATACGGATACTTGACTCTGACCGAACTGATTAGAACGCCAAATTCGTCTCTCAGATCGGAGAGTGCGGATGCCGCATCACGTCCCCAATATGAGATTGTGCGTTTGTTGTCTGACTCCCTATTCGACCCGACCCTTGAACCACTCGTCCGCTTGAGAATTAATTCGTCAACATAAGGCGCCCCCGAATTTGTGAGTGTACTGTCTGAACTTCCGTCGGTGATATTATTGACCAGGTTTTCAATCCGGTAGGGCGAGACGTGCAGCCTATTCGTTTGAGGAGTCCGTCGCAAACCCTTCATTATCACATCGTCAACATACTTGCTCTTAGCCTCATCAGTATAGAAAATGAAGTAACCGGATTCGTCATCAGAATCCTCCTTTGACAAATATGCCCCAGAAGGGTCTTTGGGGCCTTCCGTTTCGTGATTCAGTTTTAATATCTCACCATACTCTTGTTCTATATACCAATCCGTCTCCCGACCAGATAGATTCTCAATAAGCTCAGAACGAGTTAGGTCGGTTACTCCTGGTATGATATGTAGGTCTCCGTGACAGATTTTGGGAAAATAGGAATTCAGGTATTGGTTAAAGTCATCCATACCCTCAAACGATGTCCTAATCGCCCCATCGGGGAATTCATTGTCATCATCTGGCTGTTCTCGGGGGACCTCAAAAACCGCCATACCACCAATCAGCAAGTATCCTATATTAAACTTGTTAGTAAAGACTTTGAATCATCTTATGAGGACAAGGTTTTGTAGATGGGGTCTCTTGATTCGGTAACATATGTCCTCCCCGGCTCAGTGTGCTTTTGATCCGGCTGATGAGGACACACCACGGGGGTATAGTCTGGACTGCCAGCTGGATGCATGGGCAGGTTCGTCTGAGGGCCTTTGTATCCTCCACGCGCATGAAAACCCTAAACCCCATGATATACTCCAGCAGGCGATTTCCGAGCAAACTCAGCCGGTAGTGAACGCCTCACTGAACGATATCAAGGACGGGTCCGACTTGGATTTCTCCGGGGCAGAGTTACCCGGCGCAGATTTCTCTAATTCCTCTCTTCGGGGTGTGAGCTTTGAAGATGCATTCTTGAAGAGCGCGAATTTTGTCAATTCAGATTTAAGCAGCGCTAAATTTATTGAAGATGCGGATTTGACCGGGGCAGATTTTACCGATGCATATTGTATTCAAACCAAGTTCTCTAAGAGTACTATTTCGTATGCCAATTTTGTAGACTCGACAATCATCGGCGGCCACCTGTCGTACACCAAGGCAAGACGAGCGGACTTTACTGATGCTGAAATAACGGATACCAGTCTTTTCCAGAGTGATTTACGGAATGTCGATTTTATAGACGCTGAGATTGGTGATTGTGCGTTTCAAGCCTCAAATTTAAGCAAGGCAGATTTCTCCGGTGCGACTGTAAGCCAGTGTAGTTTGGTAGATGCCAAGCTGACTGAAACTCGGTTAGCCAACGCTACACTCGATCAACGGAACGAGTACGGACGCCGCTTGTTATCTGAATATCAAGCAGACAGGCTGGCAGAGCCCAACTTCCTCGTAGATCTCTTCGAGCTACCACGAGTAGATGAACTCGGCTTTGGAGTAGAATCTAAACGACCACCGGGGGAGAATCAATCAGATCGGGGTATCACAGATTCCCCTCCTGATTCGCCATTTGAGCGGGTTAGTGAGCAAGACTACTGGTGGTGGAAAAGTAAGTCACTCGCCATCTCACGTTTCTTCCCTAGGCTTTTTGGGCAATTCAAGAGTTATGCATCTATTGTACGCAGTGGCTCCCGTCTGGATTCTTCTGACCAGCAGGATTTGCTTTCTGCGGCTGAAAATACCTACTCAGAAATTAAATCAGCTTATCGAGGGAGTGCATGGTCAAACCTCGCGCGGAATTTTAATATTAGGGAGAAAGAGGCAAGGAAAAAGAAGCTCTCCCCTCTTCGATCTTGGTTCCAGGACGCTCTGCTCTATCGAAGTATGCGACATGGAGAAAGTCCCGGCCAAGTCTTTAAGATTGGTTTGCTACTCTGGATTTTAGCGACATTCCTATTCCTCCATCTTGGAATCAGTACGGGAACCCAGACTACAATCCATCTGAGTCTTTCGTGGGACCTCAATATCGGCTTATTGGGTCGCTCTTTGCTATTCTCTCTGAGGAGATTATTTACTTTCTCAAACGGAGGATACGAACTCCTTCGGGGTCAATACTGGGCAACGGCGCTCTCAATTGTCGGTGCCTTGTTGGAAGCCGCGCTTGTGTTCACTCTTGGCCGACGTGCGGTGGCGTGAGACGGACTCGAAACCACCTTCGACGTATTTAGCGGCCGTTTGAATGATGATTTCGATTTCGTCGTCGGACAGCCCATAAGTCCGTAGATGATTTCTGACAGGGACGCGCGTTGATTACAAAACTAGCAAGCTCCTCTTCCGTTATCTCGTAGGTGTTCGCTCCGCCCGACTCCGCATTATTGTAAGAACATAGTTAGATATTTGCCCGTCCGCTTGACGTGGCCTATCATGGACGCAGCTGCTGCTCGAGAGAGCACAGGGGAAATTCTAGAGAC contains:
- a CDS encoding homing endonuclease associated repeat-containing protein; the encoded protein is MTNNRPSHSKYTYQGLLEAARELGDELGRSPTTQEAANDDRFPSIATIYKIADNGWLAILEDAGLKPTQVREYGSEEAPRICADLHRVLERVDTPYLTHRQYDDHGTYPTSVVKEYFGSWRNACNEAGISPGEKHGTHCEGPNGEILESRHEFGVASLLTNVGVDYRAHPKVEDTPWTADFYLPASDVWIEVDGYHEDSRPNKAGFAEKLDYLKQHNNTVLIVKNANELRIALKEYGITR
- a CDS encoding pentapeptide repeat-containing protein; amino-acid sequence: MSSPAQCAFDPADEDTPRGYSLDCQLDAWAGSSEGLCILHAHENPKPHDILQQAISEQTQPVVNASLNDIKDGSDLDFSGAELPGADFSNSSLRGVSFEDAFLKSANFVNSDLSSAKFIEDADLTGADFTDAYCIQTKFSKSTISYANFVDSTIIGGHLSYTKARRADFTDAEITDTSLFQSDLRNVDFIDAEIGDCAFQASNLSKADFSGATVSQCSLVDAKLTETRLANATLDQRNEYGRRLLSEYQADRLAEPNFLVDLFELPRVDELGFGVESKRPPGENQSDRGITDSPPDSPFERVSEQDYWWWKSKSLAISRFFPRLFGQFKSYASIVRSGSRLDSSDQQDLLSAAENTYSEIKSAYRGSAWSNLARNFNIREKEARKKKLSPLRSWFQDALLYRSMRHGESPGQVFKIGLLLWILATFLFLHLGISTGTQTTIHLSLSWDLNIGLLGRSLLFSLRRLFTFSNGGYELLRGQYWATALSIVGALLEAALVFTLGRRAVA